Part of the Leptodactylus fuscus isolate aLepFus1 chromosome 6, aLepFus1.hap2, whole genome shotgun sequence genome, agaggagggggggagcAGTGAAGGGAGGTAGTTtggaaggtatatgggtgtaattttaactcattaatagcactaacagaccttttaaaaaaaaaaaaaaaaagatttttttgcccagaaaaccttttAACAGATGTCACTGCCTGTGATCCAACACACAATTGAGCATATGGCAACAAACACATATTTACACAGTATTCATTTTCTACTGAACACCTCTGTATGGAATAGTGGTCTTCTGTGCTATTTCATGCAGTTAAAAACCCCGGCATATACAGACAACAGTAGCCTAAAATCACTTTTTTGTTCCCTATTGGTATAACATGCCGAAAGGTGTATTTAATCTATGCACCAGTAGCAATGTACATTGCAGTTGCTGAGTGAAGAGACCCTAAAATGTATCAGCCTGGGGTCCAATCTGTTTAGCTGAGAATACACTCAGCTGTGAAAAGTGTAAgttctgtattttttatattaattctTACATTGCCCCAAATAACTAAAATTGACTGATTATACTTTGTGCAGTTCCCTTGCCCCTGTTACTGTGGTCCCCCATCATGTCTTGTTTATCTCATGTAGTACATGGTCACAATCACCGGCTCCTACAGTAGTGACAAAATGTATAGTCAAGCACCATCCCAACCCATCAATTGGTGCATGGTGACATATCTATGTATAAGGTATATTTCATGCAGCATAGGATGATGGAGATGGCAACACGGAAACAGAATACCATTGAAATAGTAGTCTGTTAATGTGTAGATATTTTGGAACAAAAAGTCAACATTATTTTAAGTGAAACGTGTCAGGTCTTGACATTAAAGCATTTCTCTACTGAAGTGCCATGAAAAGCATGATAAACTCCTAGGTAACCATGTAATATAATACACATAACTGTTGTTCATAAAATCCCATGTAGATGTAGTTGAATTGTTATATATTATGTAGTTTAGACTTtgtgttatatattatatgttgTGTCTATGTCTTTTGTATAACTGTATTCTCTTGTTTGTTTGGCAGTATATCGCCTTTGCTTCCCTGTTCTTCATTCTCATCTCCATCACAACGTTTTGCCTTGAGACCCATGAGGCATTCAATGAGATCATCAACAAGACTGAGACCACCACACAAAACAACGTCACCAAGACGGAGATTATATTAGAAGTGGAGACTGAACCCTTCCTCACTTATGTAGAAGGCATGTGCGTGATATGGTTCACCTTTGAGTTTTTCATGCGTGTTTTGTTCTGCCCTGATAAAATGGAATTCATTAAGAGCAGCTTAAACATTATTGACTTTGTGGCTATTTTACCCTTTTACCTGGAGGTTGGCTTGAGTGGCCTGTCTTCCAAAGCAGCCAAGGATGTCCTAGGTTTCCTTCGTGTTGTCCGATTTGTTAGGATCCTGAGAATCTTTAAGCTCACTCGTCATTTTGTTGGTCTCAGAGTTCTTGGCCACACTCTTCGAGCCAGTACAAATGAGTTTCTTCTTCTTATCATATTTTTGGCACTCGGGGTTTTAATCTTTGCCACTATGATATACTATGCGGAGAGGATCGGGGCTGAGCCTGGTGATATTACTGGCAGTGCACACACCAACTTTAAAAATATCCCCATAGGGTTCTGGTGGGCTGTGGTAACAATGACAACTTTGGGGTATGGTGACATGTACCCAGTGACTTGGTCGGGAATGTTGGTGGGTGCCCTTTGTGCGTTGGCAGGTGTGCTGACAATTGCTATGCCAGTCCCGGTCATTGTCAACAATTTTGGAATGTACTACTCCCTAGCTATGGCTAAGCAGAAGCTACCAAAGAAAAAGAACAAACATATTCCACGGGCTCCTCAACCTGGATCACCTAATTACTGTAAACCAGACATGCAGTCTCCTCATAGAAGTGCACCAGGAGATGCCTGCCCCTTAGCTCAGGAGGAAATCATAGAGATCAACAGAGCAGGTAAGAGGAAAGAGTGAATGAATGATTGAATTATAATAAATTCCATGTAACATAAAGAATAACTTGGAGGACAAATTAGCACATGTACCTTGTTAACTGTGAATGCGACTAATACTTCTAGTTATGGGTCTATCAGCAGCACCAACTAAGATGCTTGAAGATGGTCTCTAGGCATTAGCGAACTATTTGAGTCAACCTCGTTTGTTGTTAAAAAATCTTTTCCAGTTGTTTATTTAGTTTTCTCAATTTCTAGAGACATAACCCTAGGGAATGCAAAAATTGTAGTGGCACCTACGGCACCACTGGTATAGTGTTTATTACCTCTCATTGGTTGCACCAGTCCCTGGTTTAGCAACAAAACTGACTCCTTGTGCACTTATTTTAATGTTCTACTGGGTTCTAGAAACAAATTTTAAGTTAAACTGGTGTAATTTTTTACAATTTTGACTTGGACTATGACCAATGGTCAGGCCCAGTATCACTGTCTTCCGACTGGTCAGTCTCCATTAGAAAATTACTAAGAAGTTTTGACCTGTATGACAACCAGTAACCATTATACTAAAGGTGTTTTAAAAAGGAGTCTGTCGCCACAAGCCGGAATACCAACCtagcctctttttttttcatttttatgttcagAGGATTTAATTTTACAGTGTGTTAAGTTAAAAGCAAATACAGAACAAGAGAAGATCTTGTTACAAGTGAGTATTGCAGCAGTAGTCAGTGTCAAGCAGCAGCTGTAAAAGCAAATAAGATTttagagaatcttatttctttaGAGATTTTAGAAGAAGATTTTATAAAAAGCGAGATAAAAATCTGTGATTTCTGTGTAACATTAGGGCTTGTTCGGAGAAATTAATGTGCAGCTTattttaaggcagattccacctccaaATGCAAATTTTGGCTAGAATTGGTGGCAACGGGCACTTCTGTTTTCAAGATGGTGAAAAAAGGCATCCTACTCGATCTTGCCGTGGTTTGTCAATTTTGCCATGGCGATGGTTTCTCTGGAACCTCTCTCCACATACCACACTAAGGCATTAAGATGCCATAGACAAGGGTCAGCTTGTTGAGGATGCACTTAATTCAGAAAAACTACTGGAAACATCTCAATCTCTGGAGAATGTAGCGTAATAAAACATGAAGTCATAAAATAAAAGGAGTAAAATGTGCACTTTTGTTTCTAGTTTGCTGAACACAGTATTGTTAACACTGGAAGTTTGTATTCGGGTTGTCATTGTTACTTTTAGAATATACTGCATATCTTTACTGTACCTGTTTATTTTAGGTGATATCTACAACTGTCTCTGTGAAAGATTCCATCAGATTTGATAAGAAAAATAGTGCATCACTATTCTTCCCATCAAAATAATGGAAACAATTATGTAACCCAGTAGAACAGAATATAAATTATAAATGGAAACtacaacatagatgtgaacagaCCCCTACTCTGTTGTTAAAGGCAAGTTTCCTTCTAATATTAATGGCTGAAATGTTTTCGAATCCCACAATGCATTTATAAAATACATTATATTTGTTTCTTACATGTTCTATAAAACACGtgtgtccttccttccttcttattCCTCTTAGCTGAGCATGTCCAAATATGCGTATCACAAGATAACTAGCCTTACAAAACAGCATGATTTTGTGACATTCTGTCATGGGATGCCTATGTAACTGTGTGGTTACCCAGTGGCCATGTTGGGAATTGCAACCTATCATTGGTTTTGCTAGAATGTGAATttttattgaattggtttcaagagAAATTCAACCATTACCAAAATTCAAGGTaaggtaagggtggacacatctctaACTAGGAATATCATAAACGTTAGCAAATTTCTTGGTTTGCCATCTTTTGTATTTTCTGAAGTATATCCAGTCTAACAGTCTTCTAGACAGGTAGATATTTTATGTTAAAAGAATGTTGTTCTAAGATATAGCAAGTCATTGAGCATTTCTTAACTACCATTTACATCCTGCAACCATAGTACTGTGTGAGGTCAGACTCATCTGCTGCAGATTCACCATTTACACAAGGCCTAAACCTGCCTAAAAGATATGCTCACAAGTATTTGCTTAGTTCTTGGCTAATACTGAGCATATTTATACTGGGAAATGGTCAAGAACAAATTAACAACCATTTAGCTTATGTAAAGGGCCTTAAGGGTGCTCATAGAGAAGAGGATACTGTATCTTACCAGGATCAATTGCTGATGTTTAAACTAGCACTCTTTAGACCAGTTACATATCAGGGTACAGGAAAACCATATTCCATCACAGGTGGCATTATAGTGGTATTCTCCCTGAACAGTACTTCAAAGGAGAATATGGTGACTCATGGAGGCAcaatgggcagatttattaatactggcatttcatatgtcagtcttaataaaggccctgactgGCATAGAGCAGGATTGATTTACGAAGAGACTCTAGCTTTTTCATAAATCATTCGTACACCCATGTATCCGAATGGAGATCTATGCCAGTTAGGAACTGGTGAAGATTTTGAATATAACTCAAGTCAGAAAATTGGCATAGAGGaattgataaatttcccccaatgtgcCTACACACAGCCTGCCTACAGTTCTGTAATATAGTCCCACAGGGAATCAGAGTGCTGCTGTACAAATGCTTGAATATGCATggttccttaaccccttcccgacattcctaatagtatggtggatgtcgggtatttaaatatgtcaGTCGCTCAGCTCTATTATACAGCAAAGACCAGGTGCTAATGCTCCAGATCAGTGCCTGCATTGATCACAGGAATTAAAGACCCTGCCACCTCGAACAGCCTTGACCATTTTTCAGACAATGCATAGGCACTGCCATTATGGGGAGAATTTTGcaaagtttgggatttttgttaaggggttgaaataaaaaactatataaattttgtatccctggaatcatccaaaacatagaatataggtgacatgtcattttggttgcacagtgaacgtcataaaaacaaaacctgttaAAAAGtcccacaaatgcacttttttttccaattccaccacattctacattttttccagcctcccagtacattgtacagaataataaatgatactATTAATTTCCCTCAAAccttaagcccttatatggctctatgaatggaaaatttaaaaagttatatGGTTTGGAAGGCGAtcattcaaaaacaaaaatcgaaaaatgccaccagcgggaaagggttaaagatgaCCTATTACGACCTCCACCAAtttcagttcttagcatctgttaataggtcttcctccactgattccaagacAGTTGGGATTTTTGTTCTACCCTCCCATTTCAAAGCAACTAGTACAATtagatttggtgcctgatgtgctgtttaggctctgtaattagagatgagcgaacactgttcggatcagccgatccgaacagcacgcacccatagaaatgaatggaagcacctgtgacgccggccagctGCAAAGTcaccgtcacaggtgcttccattcatttctatgggtgcgtgctgtttggatcggctgatctgagcagtgttcgctcatctctatctgtaatgtcagaaggacagTGTCAGGTAGGGGGTTtgattctgagctccaatcagaggtagccagtgtcagaactcagaatcacactcctTCTCTGCTCCTGattgacaccaccctcctgcaGAGCCTAAATTGCATATTAGACACCAAAATTAACAGTATTGATTGATCGGGAATGGTGGGACCTAGAGAgacaattccaactgtgccagaatcagtggagcagcacctattaattgaTGTGAAGAACTGAACTTGTTGGAGGTAGTGATAGGCACCCTTTAAatccttatttttttattttcttctttctcCGTTGTCAATTATTCTTCTCCTTGTGGAAAAATCTGCCTTTACTTTATTCATCTGCAAATCCATGAATTCCTAGAAGAGACATTAATAAAGATGTCTATATTCACATGTCCTTACATATATACTGACTCCACCATCATAAATGCTAATCTGATTATATATCGTACAAATTTTCAACTCAATGCAATGATCAGGAACAGATGGCCCAGTGCAAAATCAGTAATAGACACCCTACTTACCTTTTAGAACAAATTCACTGAGGGGTACTTCCCAAATCTCATATAAATTCAATGAACAAAAAGAAACTAACAGTTAATATTTATTGATATCAATAAAAAGCCTCTAAAATAAAAGTAATCAGAAGGGTGAGTACACCAAATAATGACCAGATATTGATGACAGAACGGACTTGCTCAAAAATTATACGGATTCCTTCTCTTATTTAAAAGATAATCCAATCTTATAGAAAACAAAGCCCCCACTATTGGGAAATATTTGGTGctctataagaaaaaaaaacacatattctGGCATTAAATGGAAAAGTGCCTCATAGATATAAAGGAAAAACTCCCATCCACAATGCAATACTCTATACTGGGAACTGGGAGTATATAGGGAGGTTATTACAGGGTTAACCTGTCCTCCTCTCTAGGTAGCACAATGACAACCTCTATAACAAACCCCCCCTATGTCTAGACACAAGAGTAGCTCCTGTTTGTTACGCCAAAGCTGTATATAGATTTATGAGATACAGCTAACTCAGGCTATGGTCTTAACTAGTAACACAGATGAGATAAGGTAAGACCAGGCAGCTACTTTGCCCATGGGTTAGGCTTTAGCCTTAAGTTCTGGactaggggcgtaacttgagggggtgcagagggtgcagtcgcaccaggggcCCAAGGCCCAGAagctttagggggcccataagtataaagattgcagcttccatctggcccataaaccaaggagacccacagattaccctaaccacactaaggttgattaaactccttagcacctgtaaccatcactatcaagaattcactgtaggcatGAGGTAGAGGGCTCCGGACAAAAGATTActctggggcccacaagactttacttaCGCCAGTGGTCTGGACATTGACTTATAGCTACTTTACAACAGGTGGTACTGGATAGCTAATTTTTATTTTGGAAAGAGATTTAATTTGCAGATGAAAATTTAGAAAGCTCCATCCCATTTCATATATATGGATCATATAAAAAACTGAGTAGTAAGACTACTAACACAACATCATAGGACATGTCATATGACTATGTAGATCCAACAAAGTCACCTGTCCCTATTAAACATATAAACATAAAATTATGCATGGTTTATTGGTGTTTGTAAATGTTATCTCAGTACTACAGCTCCCGTTCTATAGAAATGGCTGTTTTTTGAGatgtccccattatagtcatatAAATACACTATAATTCAGTACAAGGAGTAAAACTGGTCACAGGATGATCTTATCTCACTTTGGGGCCAGTTATCAAAAGCAGCCACATTTCACATAAATTCAAAAATAAGCATAAAAACTGCCCAAAAATCAATGACTACAATAAAAAAGACGGAAACCCCCCCCAGAAAAAAGACTCACAAAGTACCTTTGAATATAAGATTAAGGAATATTTTAAGAAGTTCTCCGGCCCCTCTAAATAAAGTTAATAGGGATTAATAGTTGTTTTTAATTTaggacagtgttactcacctgttCATTATCCTGCACTGTTCAGGTCACAGGCCACCCAAGTCCTTGCTGAGCTTAGTTTTCTGGTATCTCCTAACACCACAAGAAATGCTCTAAGATTCCCATCTGGCCAAACACTAGCCAGAGTGATGATCCAGCTATCGCCTGTCAGGATGTGCAGCTGCCAGCGGACAGTCTACCGGATTTTCCATTTCCATTCACTTACTCCTTATATCCGTGTTACAGAGTGAGAGTAGCGTACTGCAATTATTGCGCACTGTTCTGTGCCCTCTTTGTATATGGAGCAGTAGCCCTCATGCTGTGAGTATCTCATTACATCTTCTAGTAAGGTGAAACCCAGATGTCAAACTTGATTCATTCAAAGTGAACTATTTACTACCTCCATATATAGGAATCAGGGACTCACACTTCAGATCTTCAAACAAGAGCTTTAATAGTTGGTATTTGTTTCCTTCTTAAGTGGTCATTTTCCACTAGCCCCTGGATATAAATTCTTTGTTTTGTGCAGTCATGAGTAAAACCCAAAGCAAGGAATAAATCGACTGCTTAGTTCCTACAGTTGTATAGAGGCAGTTTTTAGCTTCCAAAGCTCACTTATATTCCAGGGCCATAGGCAAGGCTAATGAGCTACAGTACATCCATATAGTTGCATAGTTAATATGATTGCAAAAAAAGACTTCTGTCCTTGAAGTTTGACCAAGGGTTGGGGAAGGTCGTGACAGATGGAAATGaatattctatacatttccataagcatctgGAGTGTCCATGTTACAGGTTATATAAATTAGAAGGTTTATTCATTAAAGAAGCTCATCTGTTATAGTAAATTGATCAGATGTGCCAACAAAAAAGACATATACTGTAGGTGCTGACCAGTTGACTGGAATCCAGCTTTTGTTAGTACTATCACATGTGCCTATGTGCCAAACTCCTCTCTAAAAGAACGGCATTGTTAGCTTAGGTATCAGGAATAGGCCTAAAAGCCATGGAACTGGTATGAAAATAGAAACAAACAGTCCAATAAAATGTCTTAGATTGCAAAACCTGGGGCCATAACGGAGGAGCAATTTTGCTTGATGCTCTTATGTTCTCTCTTTGATGTACACCACTGGCCATCATTGCCCGCTTGGCTAGTGTCCAACTACTCTGACGCTCATTAGGATTAAGGGCTTGTGGTTTTTGATGAAGAACAGTGACCGCTATGAATTAGaaagaaaactaaataaaaactacaccgctcctgactagagatgagcaaaactcTCAGGATTTGTTATATTTTGAGTTCAGGTGGTTCGAGTCTAAGATTccaaccacaccttaaattgtcttaaaacatagtgcataacactctCAGGAACTAATCTCTCCAATGTATAgcactctaaggcaaacacaggcaAAGTTACCGTATTTTCAggcatataagggctcgttcacatcagcgttgtgaactccgtagttcaggtttccgtttcctgcctaaaacagaggcaggagacggaaacctgcaggagtctctctcacccattcatttgaatgggtgagagagatgtccggccgtgagcggcggtgagcgttttaggctctccgccgtgaaaccgggttttataatccggacacagagtcggacatgcagtactctgtgtccggataaaaaaaatccggtttcgcggcggagagcataaaacgctcaccgccgctcacggccggacccggtctgagctttccgacttctggcatgcagaagacggaaagctcagaacggacagatgaacgcaggtgtgaacctagcgtaagacaacTGGGCTTATAAGACGACCTCTGACTTTTCGAGTTAAAATACAGACTTTGGGATATACTTGCCGTATAAGAAAATAATCATTGGTCTCAGTTTGGTGCCATCAGCTGTACATGCTAATAccactgtaagggggcgttcacactaccgtcggtgtcctgtcattcacttgaatgggcatcgggtgcgttcttttgcactccgtgcccgcccttccctgtccgcaagagaagatgtctgacttctcaagcggacagaaaaaccctgcatgccgcggcaaatttggctccacccacttttatgttgattccacccattctcattcatttatcatgtgctcccacacagtataatcctcctacagtcacctgtaaattatatgccccccctccatctctcccccagtttcatatacacccttcctctgtccccagtttcatgtccccccctccatctctgtccccagtttcatcacgttctcccccttcatcttcccacagtttactgtcccccgtctctgccccagtgtcatgctgttcccccctccccttcatttgccccagtgtcatgctgttcccccctccccttcatttgccgcccagtttcattgggccccctccatctttgtccccaatttcatgccgttctctccccccccccttcatcttccccagtgtcatgccgttccccccctccccttcatttgccccccagtttcatgggcccccttcattatgttccaccttaatatttaatacaaaacaaacacttacactcaccttctatcactcaccttccatcgttcccccgatgctcctctctcctctctcccactccagtcatacacgcgattaaagcaggagctgtgacctcagctcctgcttagctacggcccggcttgagtgtgtaggcgcgatgtgatgacgtcatcgcgcctacacacgcaagccgggccggagctttaaagcaggagctaaggtcacagctcctgctttaatcgcttacagtggcgtaactaggaatggcggggccccgtagtggacttttgacatggcccccccccttcctgaccgacaccgaagatctcgaccgactaccccccccacacgccgcattcctgcacgctcaattatgtcccatagtggctcctgcacacagtattataccccattgtggcccctgcacacaatattacaccccattgtggcccctgcacacgggattatgcccgataatgaacacccacaaacaattattatactctggggtattttcagaccccagagtataataatcggagaccgaggggagatacagacataaaaaaaaaagttacttacctgtctccggctccgctgcagtctttggtggtgttggccatctttaataacacactgatgtcacatgacatttcataccctccctctatctgcccccagtttcatgcacccctcatctctacccacattttcatgtcctctcctccatctctgcccctaggttactgttgctcctcaccacacatacatacacactcacacacatacacactcacacacacttacacacagacagacactctccatcctgcatctccctaccccctccccttcattacctcgcagcagatctctccttctctttccaggactgtacgggctatagacacgcccacccagtcatgtgacggatgacgtcacacaaggtcctttcagctttcccccgctcttagcacagttaaaacagtttgtctgtgataaaagcgggggtagcagaggtagctgtcgccgggcctcttatgtcccgggccctgtggcagctgcctctgctgctatggcggtagttacgccactgatcgcgtatgtattccagctcatcggcggacggacgccgatgagctgaaatcgtgacaggcaagtgccggggggcccccagaggctctgtgggccccggcacttgcccgactgccgagctgaccgggaccattttgtcagggccgggccgcggggccccgctaagcgcggggccccgggcggttgcccggttcgcccggccctggatctgcccctgttcaggagtggtgctgttttcTTTTTAATAGCTTACATCTGAGATTCCCTTCATACATTTCCTTCattccacttcaggaattaggaaatttgccaattccacattaatttttgccaattccacgtggatattacgcctcccattgactgtgttggtttttgcaggtggaatctgccagaaggaagctttttttccgctagcagaaaaaaagccagcggaacccatagaactctatggggaggcgttttttccatgtggattctaaaacggattcagcgccaaaatcctcgccaaaaaactctgtgtgaatggaccctaaccatTGTGGGTATCCCAGCACTTGGACCTCTACCAGTCAGGCATGTCTATTTGGTATAACATCTAGGCTTGTTAAAAGAAATATCTATTTTATCATCATGCACCCAGACCTTAGGAATGGAAGGGAAGTCTTCAGTTCTGGCAGTTTGCAGCCTAGTCTCTGCTGATAAAAATCAGGGCAGGGTATGTGACCATCCACTTGTTATAGGGGTGCTCTctggctgcattttttttttttaggagatgCACTCTCTGGCTGCAACTTTTATGGCTGACACCAAACTCTATCTGCACACTGTCAAAAGGAAAGTTTTGTTAAGGGGCCTGGAATATTAGTGTGGGGCTATGTGGGATTTCCACTTTGTTTAACCCTTATGTGACAcagatatttttcatttttgtgttttcatttttcactCCTTGCATTCTGAAAGTTTCTAGTTTCTCTTTCtgcatagccatatgagggcttgatatttgtgtgacaagttgtaaTTCAAAAtattaccatttattattctgtacaatgtgctgggaagcgggaaaaaattcagaaagaggtggaattgaaaaaaaatgcagtatcgCAATTTTCTtgcaggttttgtttttatggcttccAGTTAGTGGTAAAATTGCTATGTTAGCTTTGTTCTCCAGGTCAGTAAGATCACATTTACAGGGACAGatgttatattttaataatttgggcACTTTCAGACTTAGAGATGCCTAATGCGTTTATtcttacatttattatttttatatgtgatctagggaaaggagggtgattt contains:
- the LOC142210839 gene encoding voltage-gated potassium channel KCNC1-like isoform X1; the encoded protein is MISSVCVSSFRGRKSGNKPPSKSCLKGDMGKNEDSDKIVINVGGIRHETYRSTLKTLPGTRLSWLTEPDAFSNFDYDPKTDEFFFDRHPQVFAYVLNYYRTGKLHCPADVCGPLYEEELAFWGIDETDVEACCWMNYRQHRDAEEALDSFETPEPTEEEEDGDLKRLCLQEDGRKLGWWKRCQPKVWALFEDPYSSKAARYIAFASLFFILISITTFCLETHEAFNEIINKTETTTQNNVTKTEIILEVETEPFLTYVEGMCVIWFTFEFFMRVLFCPDKMEFIKSSLNIIDFVAILPFYLEVGLSGLSSKAAKDVLGFLRVVRFVRILRIFKLTRHFVGLRVLGHTLRASTNEFLLLIIFLALGVLIFATMIYYAERIGAEPGDITGSAHTNFKNIPIGFWWAVVTMTTLGYGDMYPVTWSGMLVGALCALAGVLTIAMPVPVIVNNFGMYYSLAMAKQKLPKKKNKHIPRAPQPGSPNYCKPDMQSPHRSAPGDACPLAQEEIIEINRADSKQNGDAANAALANEDCPTIDQALSPEEKSPVTPGARERYNRDRACFLLSTGDYAHSPDGNIRKGYEKSRSLNSIAGMSGNTLRLSPISTPFGSPSAVRRPRSPIPSIL
- the LOC142210839 gene encoding voltage-gated potassium channel KCNC1-like isoform X2 yields the protein MISSVCVSSFRGRKSGNKPPSKSCLKGDMGKNEDSDKIVINVGGIRHETYRSTLKTLPGTRLSWLTEPDAFSNFDYDPKTDEFFFDRHPQVFAYVLNYYRTGKLHCPADVCGPLYEEELAFWGIDETDVEACCWMNYRQHRDAEEALDSFETPEPTEEEEDGDLKRLCLQEDGRKLGWWKRCQPKVWALFEDPYSSKAARYIAFASLFFILISITTFCLETHEAFNEIINKTETTTQNNVTKTEIILEVETEPFLTYVEGMCVIWFTFEFFMRVLFCPDKMEFIKSSLNIIDFVAILPFYLEVGLSGLSSKAAKDVLGFLRVVRFVRILRIFKLTRHFVGLRVLGHTLRASTNEFLLLIIFLALGVLIFATMIYYAERIGAEPGDITGSAHTNFKNIPIGFWWAVVTMTTLGYGDMYPVTWSGMLVGALCALAGVLTIAMPVPVIVNNFGMYYSLAMAKQKLPKKKNKHIPRAPQPGSPNYCKPDMQSPHRSAPGDACPLAQEEIIEINRADSKQNGDAANAALANEDCPTIDQALSPEEKSPVTPGARERYNRDRACFLLSTGDYAHSPDGNIRKAVNACTPSPQHDDWYKQDVDLLHDLNANAATWIKQ
- the LOC142210839 gene encoding voltage-gated potassium channel KCNC1-like isoform X3 produces the protein MISSVCVSSFRGRKSGNKPPSKSCLKGDMGKNEDSDKIVINVGGIRHETYRSTLKTLPGTRLSWLTEPDAFSNFDYDPKTDEFFFDRHPQVFAYVLNYYRTGKLHCPADVCGPLYEEELAFWGIDETDVEACCWMNYRQHRDAEEALDSFETPEPTEEEEDGDLKRLCLQEDGRKLGWWKRCQPKVWALFEDPYSSKAARYIAFASLFFILISITTFCLETHEAFNEIINKTETTTQNNVTKTEIILEVETEPFLTYVEGMCVIWFTFEFFMRVLFCPDKMEFIKSSLNIIDFVAILPFYLEVGLSGLSSKAAKDVLGFLRVVRFVRILRIFKLTRHFVGLRVLGHTLRASTNEFLLLIIFLALGVLIFATMIYYAERIGAEPGDITGSAHTNFKNIPIGFWWAVVTMTTLGYGDMYPVTWSGMLVGALCALAGVLTIAMPVPVIVNNFGMYYSLAMAKQKLPKKKNKHIPRAPQPGSPNYCKPDMQSPHRSAPGDACPLAQEEIIEINRADSKQNGDAANAALANEDCPTIDQALSPEEKSPVTPGARERYNRDRACFLLSTGDYAHSPDGNIRKALVKP